A DNA window from Azotosporobacter soli contains the following coding sequences:
- the hypB gene encoding hydrogenase nickel incorporation protein HypB encodes MQIRVMEDLLEHNEAMSKAVKERLDDYGILVLNLMGSPGCGKTSLLEQTVEALGQELRFAVVEGDLYTAQDAERIARHGIPTVQINTAGGCHLNAGMIEAVLGDLPLAKLDILVIENVGNLVCPAEFDIGEDAKVVLLSVTEGEDKPLKYPLAFRRAAVAILNKTDLLPHLNFDKTKAVRDIKGINPLAPIIEVSCQTGDGLTAWYEWLREQVRRKQVRSKGGNGEVGRNEDRD; translated from the coding sequence ATGCAGATTCGTGTGATGGAAGACTTGCTGGAACATAACGAAGCGATGTCCAAGGCGGTAAAAGAAAGACTGGACGACTACGGCATACTGGTCTTGAATCTCATGGGTTCGCCTGGCTGCGGCAAGACAAGTCTGCTCGAACAGACGGTAGAGGCTCTCGGGCAGGAACTGCGTTTCGCGGTCGTGGAAGGCGATTTGTACACGGCGCAGGACGCCGAACGGATTGCGCGCCACGGCATTCCGACCGTTCAGATCAACACCGCCGGCGGCTGCCATCTGAACGCCGGCATGATCGAAGCGGTGCTCGGCGATCTGCCTCTGGCGAAACTTGACATATTGGTGATTGAGAATGTCGGCAATCTCGTCTGTCCGGCGGAATTCGACATCGGCGAAGATGCCAAGGTCGTTTTGCTCAGCGTTACCGAAGGCGAAGACAAACCGTTAAAATATCCGTTGGCCTTCCGCCGTGCGGCGGTGGCTATTTTGAATAAGACAGACCTGCTGCCCCATCTAAATTTTGACAAGACGAAAGCGGTGCGGGACATCAAGGGGATCAACCCGTTGGCGCCGATCATCGAGGTGTCCTGTCAGACAGGCGATGGCTTGACGGCGTGGTATGAATGGCTGCGGGAGCAAGTGCGGAGAAAACAGGTAAGGAGCAAGGGAGGAAATGGTGAAGTTGGAAGGAATGAAGATCGCGATTGA
- a CDS encoding hydrogenase maturation nickel metallochaperone HypA: MHELALAQSIVEIALRTLATQSKESRVTLVKLRIGKMTNVEPEALRYGFLAATNGTAAQGATLLLETVPLVVFCRNCGRDFTLQEYRFSCIHCGSAQTEIHSGRELAVEYVEVE, from the coding sequence ATGCACGAACTGGCGCTGGCGCAAAGCATCGTTGAAATCGCGCTGCGGACGTTAGCGACGCAGAGCAAGGAAAGCCGGGTGACGCTGGTCAAATTGCGCATCGGGAAGATGACGAACGTCGAACCGGAGGCGCTGCGTTATGGTTTTTTGGCGGCGACAAACGGCACGGCTGCGCAGGGCGCAACACTGCTTCTTGAGACGGTGCCGCTCGTCGTGTTTTGTCGCAACTGCGGCCGCGACTTCACCTTGCAAGAGTATCGCTTTTCCTGTATCCATTGTGGTTCAGCTCAGACGGAAATTCATAGCGGTCGCGAACTGGCCGTGGAATATGTGGAGGTTGAATGA
- a CDS encoding penicillin-binding protein translates to MMLKRAQGLQKRIAWMMILLVLVFLVLLGKLARIQFWEGPLMAAKAQSQLRESKRLHSPRGTIYDRGGRELAVSNVNKSLFADPEGIKDADQTAALLAPVLGMKTEELHELISLKGRFVWVRRTMEPEMTEQVKRVMKENHLSGFGFMDESKRYYPSGSLAAQVIGFVGTDDTGLDGLELSLDKTIKGSWTEQLVDTDVRGIPIFKSIFTFAAQKRTQNVFLTLDSNIQFLAEQGLDKAMATTGAQAATLIVMNPKTGEVLAMASRPTFNPNRFGQSNSASWRNRAVNFIYEPGSTFKALVTAAAIQENEVSPDERFFDKGYIQVGDRRIQNWSGDSYGNVPFTDIFKQSLNTGFVEVGLRVGAQRLCDYAKAFGFGHSTGIELPGEEEGLLFEAKDMRPSDVATMAIGQSIAVTPLQLIAGISAIANDGLLLKPHIVKEIRASDGTLVKKTEPESVRQVVSTQTARTIAMLMEKVVSEGGGKNAAVKGYRIAGKTGTAEKLDPQGGYYKGRYIASFAGFGPVENPQVSILLIIDDPNGVYYGGQIAAPIAGDILGQILRYLNIAPQGSAGQLPETKALSMPAALPPKRDESDATPVVVPPGKVLVPNLRGKSIREAGEILSQAGLALVPLGSGRCVGQDYPPRDLVDPGTAIKGRFEPE, encoded by the coding sequence ATGATGTTGAAACGAGCGCAGGGACTGCAGAAAAGGATTGCCTGGATGATGATCCTGCTGGTTCTTGTCTTTTTAGTACTACTCGGAAAATTGGCGCGGATTCAATTTTGGGAAGGGCCGCTGATGGCGGCCAAGGCGCAGAGCCAATTGCGCGAAAGCAAACGCCTGCATTCGCCGCGCGGCACGATCTATGACCGCGGCGGGCGTGAACTGGCGGTCAGCAATGTTAATAAATCGCTGTTTGCCGATCCGGAAGGCATCAAGGATGCGGATCAGACGGCGGCTTTGCTGGCGCCGGTGCTCGGCATGAAGACCGAAGAGCTGCACGAATTGATCAGTCTGAAAGGACGCTTCGTCTGGGTGCGACGGACGATGGAGCCGGAAATGACGGAACAGGTCAAACGGGTGATGAAAGAAAACCATCTGAGCGGTTTCGGTTTCATGGATGAAAGCAAGCGTTATTATCCGAGCGGCTCTCTGGCGGCGCAGGTCATCGGCTTCGTCGGTACGGACGATACCGGACTGGATGGGCTTGAGTTGTCGCTCGATAAGACGATCAAAGGCTCGTGGACGGAACAGCTTGTCGATACCGATGTGCGCGGCATACCGATCTTTAAATCGATCTTTACTTTCGCGGCGCAAAAGCGGACGCAAAATGTCTTTCTTACGCTCGACAGCAACATCCAGTTTCTCGCGGAGCAGGGACTGGATAAGGCGATGGCGACAACGGGAGCGCAGGCTGCGACGCTGATTGTGATGAATCCGAAAACGGGCGAAGTGCTGGCGATGGCCAGCCGCCCGACCTTCAATCCGAACCGTTTCGGGCAATCGAATTCCGCCAGCTGGCGCAACCGGGCGGTGAATTTCATTTATGAGCCGGGTTCGACGTTTAAGGCGCTGGTAACGGCGGCGGCGATCCAGGAAAACGAAGTAAGTCCGGATGAACGCTTTTTCGATAAAGGCTATATCCAGGTTGGCGACCGGCGGATACAGAACTGGAGCGGCGACAGCTACGGCAATGTGCCGTTTACCGATATCTTCAAACAATCGCTCAATACCGGTTTCGTCGAAGTTGGCCTAAGAGTCGGTGCGCAAAGACTGTGCGATTATGCGAAGGCCTTCGGTTTCGGACATTCGACCGGGATCGAACTGCCGGGCGAAGAGGAAGGGCTGCTCTTTGAAGCGAAAGACATGCGTCCGTCCGATGTGGCGACGATGGCGATCGGACAGAGTATCGCCGTTACGCCGCTGCAGCTGATTGCGGGCATTTCAGCGATTGCGAACGATGGCCTGCTGCTAAAACCGCATATCGTGAAAGAGATTCGCGCCAGTGACGGCACGCTGGTGAAAAAGACGGAGCCGGAATCGGTGCGCCAGGTCGTCTCGACGCAGACGGCCAGGACGATTGCGATGCTGATGGAAAAGGTCGTTTCGGAAGGCGGCGGCAAGAATGCCGCGGTCAAGGGCTACCGAATCGCCGGTAAGACTGGGACGGCCGAGAAACTCGATCCGCAGGGCGGTTATTATAAAGGACGCTATATCGCCTCATTTGCCGGTTTCGGACCGGTCGAGAATCCGCAGGTTTCTATCCTCTTAATCATCGACGATCCGAACGGCGTTTATTACGGCGGTCAGATCGCCGCGCCGATTGCCGGCGACATTCTCGGCCAGATTTTGCGCTATCTGAACATCGCGCCGCAGGGCAGCGCCGGACAGTTGCCGGAGACGAAAGCGCTCAGCATGCCGGCTGCACTGCCGCCGAAACGCGACGAGAGCGATGCGACGCCGGTCGTTGTGCCGCCCGGCAAGGTGCTGGTACCGAATCTGCGCGGCAAAAGTATCCGCGAGGCCGGAGAAATCCTCTCGCAGGCGGGCTTGGCTCTGGTGCCGCTCGGCAGCGGACGCTGCGTCGGACAGGATTATCCGCCGCGTGATCTCGTCGATCCCGGCACCGCGATCAAAGGCCGCTTTGAACCGGAGTAG
- a CDS encoding DUF1343 domain-containing protein codes for MDKRNGCLLALLLGSLAFFTAGAEAAKLPPKAAPPLVQVTAAPEKTVVRLGIDNLDQYLPLFAGKRVGLITNATGMTSDYKSSVEVLAAKTNLTTLYSPEHGLWGDRPAGEAVGSYTDLRSGLPVYSLYGDTKKPSAAMLADIDVLAFDIQDVGSRSYTYIYTMAYAMESCREQGKTFVVFDRPNPAGGMVEGPVLKPGFTSFIGMYPIPIRHGMTVGELARLFNESFGIHCKLEVVPMTGWRRSMLFADTGLPWIMTSPNIPTPDSALVYSGTGLFGGTNVSEGVGTTRPFELVGAPWLRADSLADDMNAKKLPGVHFRAAYFVPRFGLYQGEVCGGVQIHVTDAKKYRALETALTLLYQIKESGGVDFRYNRGYGEGMIDLISGEDRLRSGRYSLEEIKTFWKREAEQFQKQAEIFYLYKP; via the coding sequence ATGGATAAGAGAAACGGTTGCTTGCTGGCGTTGCTGCTTGGCAGTCTGGCCTTCTTCACGGCGGGCGCGGAAGCGGCGAAATTGCCCCCCAAGGCTGCGCCGCCCTTAGTTCAAGTAACTGCAGCGCCGGAGAAAACGGTGGTCAGGCTGGGCATCGATAATCTGGATCAGTACCTGCCGCTTTTTGCGGGTAAGCGCGTAGGCTTGATCACCAACGCGACCGGAATGACGAGCGATTACAAGTCGAGCGTCGAGGTGTTGGCAGCCAAGACCAATCTGACGACGCTCTACTCGCCTGAGCATGGGCTTTGGGGCGATCGTCCGGCCGGCGAAGCGGTCGGCTCCTATACCGACTTACGCAGCGGACTGCCGGTCTACAGCCTGTACGGCGATACGAAGAAACCGAGCGCGGCGATGCTCGCCGACATCGATGTGCTGGCGTTTGACATTCAGGATGTCGGTTCGCGTTCCTATACTTATATTTATACGATGGCCTATGCTATGGAGAGCTGTCGTGAACAGGGGAAGACCTTCGTCGTCTTTGACCGGCCCAATCCAGCGGGCGGAATGGTGGAGGGGCCGGTGCTCAAACCGGGCTTCACTTCGTTCATCGGCATGTATCCGATTCCAATCCGGCATGGCATGACCGTCGGCGAATTGGCGCGTCTGTTCAATGAGTCGTTCGGCATTCATTGCAAGCTCGAAGTCGTGCCGATGACCGGCTGGCGGCGCAGTATGCTGTTTGCCGATACCGGACTGCCCTGGATCATGACGTCGCCGAACATACCTACGCCCGATAGCGCACTGGTCTATTCGGGCACCGGACTGTTCGGCGGCACGAACGTCTCCGAAGGGGTGGGTACGACGCGTCCGTTCGAACTTGTTGGTGCGCCGTGGTTGAGAGCCGACAGCCTGGCCGATGACATGAATGCGAAAAAACTTCCCGGTGTGCATTTTCGCGCAGCGTATTTTGTGCCCCGTTTCGGATTGTACCAGGGCGAAGTCTGCGGCGGCGTACAGATCCACGTGACGGATGCGAAAAAGTATCGTGCACTCGAGACGGCGCTTACGCTGCTCTATCAGATCAAAGAGAGCGGCGGCGTGGACTTCCGTTACAACCGAGGTTACGGTGAAGGCATGATCGATCTGATCAGCGGCGAAGACCGGCTGCGCAGCGGACGTTATAGTCTGGAAGAAATAAAGACGTTTTGGAAGCGGGAAGCGGAACAGTTTCAAAAGCAGGCGGAGATTTTTTATTTATATAAGCCTTAA
- a CDS encoding methyl-accepting chemotaxis protein — protein MMYHLVKSQTLMQEELHGKVEVLTKSVNDAKGHISNTHEVIGFINKVSQQTNLLGLNAAIEAARAGEQGRGFAVVANEVRKLAEDSVEATKKINTILQNIENSMQGIITGIEETARVTEKHAGEELITGIR, from the coding sequence ATGATGTATCATCTGGTGAAATCGCAAACGCTGATGCAGGAAGAATTGCATGGCAAGGTCGAAGTGCTGACGAAGTCGGTCAATGACGCGAAAGGCCATATCAGCAATACGCATGAGGTGATCGGTTTCATCAATAAGGTCTCGCAGCAGACCAATCTGCTCGGCCTTAACGCCGCGATCGAAGCGGCGCGTGCAGGCGAACAGGGACGCGGTTTCGCGGTAGTCGCGAATGAAGTGCGCAAACTGGCCGAAGACAGTGTGGAAGCGACCAAAAAGATCAACACGATCCTGCAAAACATCGAAAACTCAATGCAGGGCATCATCACCGGCATCGAAGAAACGGCCCGCGTGACCGAAAAACACGCTGGCGAAGAATTAATCACAGGGATACGCTAA
- a CDS encoding putative peptidoglycan glycosyltransferase FtsW, translated as MKWLPRLWVSHGEAVGWITLLLFMFGALNIFSASFVHAGQNLGDSYYFLKRHLLSAAIGMLFMLIMIRTDYKRWQNAVFPLGLVTFAMLVAVHFIGVEVNGARRWLNLGFQFQPSELAKFTVMLFSAVYLGRLAERGRRIPLFTAPLLLALLLGGIVLKQPDMGTAVIIVGIALGLQVLGGMAFEYLVILGAIGGGLGYYLTFSAAYRAERYYAWQNPWDFKDGIGYQAVQGLLAIGSGGFWGSGLGMGASKFDYLPEAHTDFAFAVLCQEMGFVGAAAVLLLFLALGYHGIKIALQARDAYGKFLAMGVVFLIVGQGMINMAMVTNLLPVVGVPLPFISFGGTSLLVNMTAIGLLLNVNRQGVRPAEPEATLPGGVRERLQQSRRLSRVK; from the coding sequence ATGAAATGGCTGCCGCGTTTGTGGGTGAGCCACGGTGAGGCCGTAGGCTGGATTACGCTGCTGCTCTTCATGTTCGGCGCGCTTAATATTTTCAGTGCGAGCTTTGTTCATGCGGGACAAAATTTAGGCGACAGTTATTATTTTTTGAAGCGCCATCTCTTATCGGCGGCGATCGGCATGCTCTTTATGCTGATCATGATCCGAACCGATTATAAGCGTTGGCAAAATGCCGTTTTTCCGCTCGGCCTGGTCACGTTCGCGATGCTCGTTGCCGTTCATTTTATCGGCGTCGAGGTCAACGGCGCAAGACGTTGGCTGAATCTCGGCTTTCAGTTTCAGCCGTCGGAACTGGCAAAATTCACCGTGATGCTGTTCAGCGCGGTTTATCTCGGCCGCTTGGCGGAGCGCGGGCGCAGGATACCGCTCTTTACGGCGCCGCTCTTACTGGCGCTGCTGTTGGGCGGGATCGTCCTGAAGCAGCCGGACATGGGGACGGCCGTGATCATCGTCGGAATCGCGCTTGGCCTGCAGGTGCTGGGCGGAATGGCGTTCGAGTACTTGGTGATCCTTGGCGCGATCGGCGGCGGTCTGGGCTACTATCTGACGTTTTCGGCCGCCTACCGCGCAGAGCGCTACTATGCCTGGCAGAATCCCTGGGATTTTAAGGACGGCATCGGCTATCAGGCCGTGCAGGGGCTCTTGGCGATCGGTTCCGGCGGCTTTTGGGGTTCGGGCCTCGGCATGGGTGCGAGCAAGTTCGATTATCTGCCGGAAGCGCATACCGACTTCGCATTTGCCGTACTCTGCCAGGAAATGGGCTTTGTCGGCGCGGCGGCGGTGCTGCTGCTTTTTCTTGCGCTTGGTTACCATGGCATCAAGATTGCACTACAGGCGCGCGATGCATACGGAAAATTCCTTGCGATGGGCGTCGTTTTTCTGATCGTCGGACAGGGAATGATCAATATGGCGATGGTCACGAACCTCTTGCCGGTGGTCGGCGTGCCGCTGCCGTTCATCAGTTTCGGCGGAACGTCGCTCCTGGTGAATATGACGGCGATCGGCCTTCTGCTGAATGTCAATCGGCAGGGCGTCCGTCCTGCGGAACCGGAAGCGACTCTGCCCGGTGGGGTGCGTGAGCGCTTGCAGCAATCACGTCGTCTTAGTCGGGTGAAATAA